The following proteins are co-located in the Paenibacillus sp. JNUCC32 genome:
- a CDS encoding S-layer homology domain-containing protein, producing the protein MLRRSGKILLCAALLLLQLDGLLGYRQAFAAAAVAPKLVAGYYHTASLVSSGEVYSWGYGDRGQLGDGTWNTRTTPVMAKNLNHVIDIHSGVRSSMALRQDGTVWTWGANENGQLGIGTITNVNAPAQVPGLSGIKAISGGLAYHGMALSENGTVWTWGKNDNGELGNGTTIQQNSPVLVTGLSDVTAIAAGGYYSLALKSDGTVWAWGVNGSGELGDGTTTDRHVPVQVAGLTDVMAIAAGGSHSLAIKQDGTVWAWGNNTYGTLGDGTRTHRTRPVQVRNLQHIVAVAGGGYHSLAADRAGNVWSWGDNSQQQLGLNSNASSLIPVPVPGIEHVREISAGGFHSVAMKKDGTVWGWGYNSGGQIGDGTYNNTRGIPTLTKAVLDTTSPDTGNGSLNPHSITSDSVALEWPKASDNMTEQHELQYLLYSSGSPNIGNVSQMERNGKPLGNYAAGHTGMVVNGLAAGTDHYFNVMVKDAVGRKSAYRMLKVTTLWPQIYSLTYDGNGHTAGNVPVSSGLFARGDEAVVAGNTGQLGKDGHVFDGWNTEADGSGIDYPAGGKLIFGTQDVTLYAQWKAIQAPTELKAVSYTPSHQSVGVEKDVTLQVVFNEEVTAMSGKSIAIRLASDHRVVETVDAGSVTILGNAASIDPLNDFDAGTAYYVEIEPGAFIGNHSGTGFAGIQGADAWSFTVREHEAPAYDADLQALALRSSSGEVALSPVFDRDHYDYKAQVASDTDRLTVTAQVYDARASVTASVYGEAGNLVWGPMALLSGQESPSFHVAVGSQVVEVVVTAPDGQHMKYRTTVIRASSGGGGGTPEEPEGSSPGGSGQGSAIPGPSGNAAPSNRVDVKVTINDESQEGMVTGLFHEANGHTVVSMKLDTAKLEARLESVDYNPVIVIALARPADQVSLETSGAALDLLNAKQGAIEIRSALGHFHVPAAVMASSRWRAPGSMDLPAADQISVFLTMAASDAAKVEAVKKAALQSGITLIGLPIEFEITAKAQDTALQLDPFPQYMKQRIIWPQGMPGRMTTAVLLDRNGSFYPIPTRFELKEDGSREAILHSLSAGTIAFISHQVRVADASFHWSKDAVDDLASRMILNGTGLVEGGTDTNANQPAAIHFEPNAQVSRAEFAAMIVRALGLDEVQDGAPAFRDVDAEDWHGGVITQAVQYGLLQGYEDGRFRPAQGITRQEAIAVMARVMKMAGIAGAVNEMEAAAILSPYQDREDLSDWARPAAAALVKQGIVLGSGAGLKPLQKLSRGEAAVMLQRLLKGSELID; encoded by the coding sequence ATGCTAAGGCGTTCAGGAAAAATCCTGCTGTGTGCGGCTTTGCTGCTGCTGCAGCTGGATGGGTTATTGGGATATCGCCAAGCCTTTGCGGCTGCGGCCGTTGCACCAAAGCTTGTAGCCGGGTACTATCATACCGCTTCGCTCGTAAGCAGCGGTGAAGTTTACTCATGGGGATACGGAGACAGGGGGCAGCTGGGTGACGGCACCTGGAATACTCGGACGACTCCGGTCATGGCGAAGAATTTGAACCATGTCATTGACATTCACTCCGGCGTCCGCAGTTCGATGGCGCTAAGGCAGGATGGAACGGTATGGACCTGGGGGGCAAATGAGAACGGACAGTTAGGGATTGGAACGATAACGAATGTGAACGCGCCCGCGCAAGTTCCGGGTCTGAGCGGGATCAAGGCAATATCGGGCGGATTGGCCTATCACGGCATGGCGCTTTCAGAGAACGGCACCGTTTGGACTTGGGGGAAGAATGACAACGGCGAGCTGGGAAATGGAACGACGATACAACAAAACTCCCCGGTTCTGGTTACTGGTCTAAGCGATGTGACGGCGATTGCGGCTGGAGGATACTACAGTCTTGCCTTAAAATCGGACGGCACCGTATGGGCCTGGGGCGTGAACGGAAGCGGGGAGCTTGGAGACGGGACAACGACGGACCGGCACGTTCCGGTACAGGTTGCCGGGCTGACGGACGTCATGGCGATCGCCGCCGGCGGTTCCCATAGTTTGGCCATTAAACAAGACGGCACCGTGTGGGCATGGGGAAACAATACGTACGGTACGCTTGGCGACGGTACGAGAACGCACCGGACGAGACCCGTGCAGGTTCGAAACCTGCAGCATATCGTTGCCGTTGCGGGTGGAGGTTATCACAGCCTTGCAGCGGACCGGGCAGGAAACGTATGGAGCTGGGGAGATAACAGTCAACAGCAGCTGGGCCTAAACTCGAATGCTTCCAGCCTCATTCCGGTCCCTGTGCCGGGGATCGAGCATGTACGCGAAATTTCCGCCGGCGGCTTTCATAGCGTGGCCATGAAAAAGGATGGGACCGTCTGGGGATGGGGCTATAACTCCGGAGGACAGATCGGAGACGGGACGTACAACAATACGAGGGGAATACCTACCCTGACCAAAGCCGTGCTGGATACGACGTCTCCGGATACGGGCAACGGTAGCCTGAATCCGCACAGCATCACGTCAGACTCCGTTGCATTGGAATGGCCGAAAGCCTCGGACAATATGACGGAGCAGCACGAATTGCAGTATTTGTTATATTCGTCCGGCAGCCCGAATATCGGGAACGTCAGCCAAATGGAGAGGAACGGGAAGCCCCTCGGAAACTACGCGGCGGGTCACACCGGGATGGTGGTGAACGGGCTTGCCGCAGGCACGGATCATTATTTTAACGTCATGGTCAAAGATGCCGTAGGCAGGAAAAGCGCATACCGCATGCTGAAGGTGACAACCCTATGGCCGCAAATCTACTCGTTAACCTATGACGGCAACGGACACACCGCAGGGAATGTTCCGGTAAGCAGCGGTTTGTTTGCCAGAGGCGACGAAGCGGTCGTGGCGGGCAATACGGGGCAGCTGGGCAAGGATGGACATGTCTTCGACGGCTGGAATACGGAGGCCGACGGAAGCGGAATCGATTATCCTGCCGGTGGCAAGCTTATATTCGGTACGCAGGACGTCACGCTGTATGCCCAATGGAAGGCGATCCAGGCACCGACCGAGCTTAAGGCCGTATCTTACACGCCATCCCACCAGTCTGTCGGCGTGGAAAAAGATGTAACCTTGCAGGTTGTCTTTAATGAAGAAGTGACGGCGATGTCCGGTAAATCGATTGCGATTAGGCTGGCCTCGGACCATCGCGTCGTCGAGACCGTCGATGCAGGGAGCGTCACGATTCTCGGGAACGCGGCGAGCATAGATCCGCTGAATGATTTTGATGCGGGAACAGCCTATTACGTCGAGATCGAGCCGGGTGCTTTTATCGGTAACCATTCGGGTACCGGCTTTGCCGGCATTCAGGGGGCGGATGCTTGGAGCTTTACGGTCAGGGAACATGAGGCTCCGGCCTACGACGCTGATTTGCAAGCATTGGCGCTGCGATCGTCGAGCGGAGAAGTCGCGCTGAGCCCTGTGTTCGACAGAGATCACTATGATTACAAAGCGCAGGTCGCCAGCGATACGGACCGCCTCACGGTAACGGCACAGGTATATGATGCGAGGGCGTCGGTAACGGCCAGCGTGTACGGCGAGGCCGGTAATTTGGTATGGGGGCCGATGGCTCTCCTCTCCGGCCAGGAGAGCCCGTCCTTCCACGTCGCCGTAGGCAGCCAGGTCGTAGAGGTCGTGGTGACGGCGCCTGACGGCCAGCATATGAAATACAGAACGACGGTAATTAGAGCTTCATCCGGAGGCGGTGGCGGAACGCCTGAAGAACCGGAAGGTTCGTCGCCAGGAGGTTCCGGCCAAGGATCGGCTATACCGGGCCCATCGGGCAATGCCGCACCTTCGAATAGAGTGGACGTCAAAGTTACGATAAACGATGAATCTCAGGAAGGGATGGTTACAGGTTTGTTCCATGAGGCCAATGGACATACCGTCGTATCGATGAAATTGGATACGGCTAAGCTGGAAGCCCGTTTAGAGAGCGTGGACTACAATCCGGTAATCGTCATCGCGCTGGCACGGCCCGCGGATCAGGTCTCCCTGGAAACCAGCGGAGCTGCTCTTGACCTCCTTAACGCCAAGCAGGGCGCCATTGAAATCCGATCGGCGCTTGGTCATTTCCACGTTCCTGCGGCCGTGATGGCATCATCGCGCTGGAGGGCGCCAGGAAGCATGGACTTGCCGGCCGCGGATCAAATTTCGGTATTCCTGACGATGGCTGCCAGCGACGCTGCCAAGGTAGAGGCCGTTAAGAAGGCCGCGTTGCAATCCGGCATTACGCTTATCGGCTTGCCTATCGAGTTTGAAATTACGGCTAAAGCTCAGGACACGGCACTGCAGTTAGATCCGTTCCCGCAATATATGAAGCAGCGAATCATTTGGCCGCAGGGAATGCCGGGCCGGATGACAACGGCTGTCTTGCTGGATCGGAACGGCAGCTTTTACCCGATCCCGACGCGCTTCGAGCTGAAGGAGGACGGAAGCCGCGAGGCGATTCTGCATTCCTTATCGGCAGGTACGATTGCTTTCATCTCTCATCAAGTGCGAGTTGCTGATGCATCGTTCCACTGGTCCAAGGATGCGGTGGACGATCTTGCTTCGCGAATGATCCTGAACGGAACCGGACTTGTCGAAGGTGGAACAGATACAAACGCGAATCAGCCCGCGGCGATTCATTTCGAGCCGAATGCCCAAGTGAGCCGTGCCGAGTTTGCCGCCATGATCGTGAGGGCGCTCGGTTTGGATGAGGTGCAGGACGGAGCTCCTGCTTTCCGGGATGTCGACGCAGAAGACTGGCATGGCGGCGTCATAACGCAAGCTGTGCAGTATGGGCTCCTTCAGGGGTATGAGGACGGCCGTTTCAGGCCGGCCCAAGGCATCACGCGTCAAGAGGCCATAGCGGTTATGGCGAGAGTGATGAAGATGGCGGGAATAGCGGGTGCAGTGAATGAGATGGAGGCGGCAGCCATCCTCTCCCCTTACCAGGACCGCGAGGACCTGTCCGACTGGGCCAGACCGGCTGCGGCCGCCCTAGTGAAGCAAGGAATTGTCCTGGGATCGGGTGCTGGGCTTAAGCCGCTCCAGAAGTTATCCCGCGGCGAAGCAGCGGTCATGCTGCAGCGGTTATTGAAAGGTTCGGAGCTGATCGATTGA
- a CDS encoding LuxR C-terminal-related transcriptional regulator, whose translation MKLLTDSPILKMKISRPGLKEHLIRRDRLLQDMAAGHKGQLTTIIAPAGYGKSTLLAQWAHETDERSAWVSLDERDNDPVRFWRYVAASLASILPEAQGTRLMHHTQLLPSASIETFLDTLISELFEDSEPLNLILEDLHSIHSSTIHGGISYLIDYLPEHIHLLISSRTELPFPTIKGVVNHEVHLIGMKQLEFTYEETERLFRHASNGGHSNLTSMELDTLRNQTEGWVTGLQLAVITMRTGSGLEGFVEDMKGNPLLVSKYLFQEVVCKLSPDVFSFLLQTAVLSELHPQVCDAVTDLSDSRPMLEELQKLNLFLVPLDEHQTFFRYHHLFSQFLLDLLQREFDGEYTKRQRLAGQYYASIGSMDEAIDHMLAAQDFGHAVNLLEQHMQSMLELGEIATLLKWFDRIHPSYPMTPEMSLAHAFVLVLTGDLERSERMLSLIEEACAALGSSDRREQLMSSILFVRSNLVFLNGDFGKWFAFSEGILDNLMPDNPMYYQFDYNRREPYVRRTSLGMKGTLSADTERIAHLFTGVLESHGWAHSLMNLYVKQSLCEGYYEWNRLAECRQLLVQIRNAPPAKETMGLFVPLHITEARLFAAEGKFHLAHYALDEACSAALARKSSLWLAPLKAVRSLIYIREGRIAEARKEVAELPVSVKDKPAYSRETEYLALVRMLGRQRRETEALRLLDLLKPQAEREQQRSSIIEITSLQALLEHQRGQRQQSLHLLGEALRVGAQNGYVRTFLDEGEDMCQLLQLYSSRLGQEDGLSPEELRTLEYARTLVKRFPDYPEADIPSAETSQQTLHERLNRNEMNLLHLIRQGAANKQMAAALGLSEGTIRVYLSRLYGKLGVTTRTQALVKAQSLNLLED comes from the coding sequence ATGAAACTACTGACCGACTCACCCATTCTGAAAATGAAAATAAGCCGTCCCGGTCTGAAGGAGCATCTGATTCGCCGGGACCGGCTGCTGCAGGATATGGCAGCAGGCCATAAGGGTCAGCTGACAACCATCATCGCGCCTGCCGGATACGGCAAGTCGACGCTGCTCGCCCAATGGGCTCATGAGACCGACGAACGAAGCGCCTGGGTTTCGCTGGACGAACGGGATAACGATCCCGTCCGCTTTTGGAGATACGTGGCGGCCTCGCTGGCCTCGATTCTTCCCGAGGCGCAAGGAACTCGTCTCATGCACCATACGCAGCTGCTGCCAAGCGCCTCGATCGAAACCTTTCTGGATACGCTGATCAGTGAATTATTCGAGGATTCCGAGCCCCTCAATCTCATTCTTGAGGACCTGCACAGTATTCACTCTTCAACCATCCATGGAGGGATTTCCTACTTGATCGACTACCTCCCCGAACATATTCATCTTCTCATCTCGTCCCGGACCGAGCTTCCATTCCCCACGATCAAGGGCGTGGTAAACCATGAGGTCCATCTTATCGGCATGAAGCAGTTGGAATTTACCTATGAGGAGACGGAGCGTTTGTTCCGCCATGCGTCAAACGGCGGCCATTCCAATCTGACCTCGATGGAGCTCGATACGTTACGGAACCAAACGGAAGGCTGGGTTACCGGGCTCCAGCTTGCCGTGATTACCATGCGAACCGGCAGCGGTCTGGAAGGATTCGTGGAGGATATGAAGGGGAATCCGCTTCTCGTATCCAAATATCTGTTTCAGGAAGTCGTATGCAAGCTGTCACCCGACGTGTTCTCCTTTTTGCTCCAGACCGCCGTCCTTTCAGAGCTGCATCCGCAGGTTTGCGATGCCGTAACGGATCTCAGCGACAGCCGTCCGATGCTGGAGGAGTTGCAGAAGCTGAATCTGTTTCTGGTTCCGCTGGACGAACACCAAACCTTCTTTCGTTATCATCATTTATTCTCGCAGTTTCTGCTCGACCTGCTTCAGCGCGAGTTTGACGGGGAATATACCAAGCGCCAGCGCCTCGCCGGGCAGTATTATGCCTCCATCGGCTCCATGGATGAAGCGATTGACCATATGTTGGCAGCGCAGGACTTCGGTCATGCCGTGAACTTGTTGGAGCAGCATATGCAATCCATGCTCGAACTTGGAGAGATTGCCACCTTGCTGAAATGGTTTGACCGCATCCACCCCAGCTATCCGATGACACCCGAAATGTCGTTGGCGCATGCCTTTGTCTTGGTACTGACAGGAGATCTCGAACGTTCCGAGCGCATGCTGTCCCTTATTGAAGAAGCCTGCGCTGCGCTAGGATCATCGGATCGAAGGGAGCAGCTTATGAGTTCCATCCTGTTCGTGCGGTCCAATCTTGTTTTCCTGAACGGGGACTTCGGCAAATGGTTCGCTTTCAGCGAAGGCATCCTCGACAACCTGATGCCCGACAATCCGATGTACTACCAGTTCGATTACAATCGGCGGGAGCCTTATGTCAGGCGTACCTCGCTCGGCATGAAGGGAACCCTCTCCGCCGATACGGAAAGAATCGCGCATCTGTTTACCGGTGTGCTGGAATCCCACGGGTGGGCGCATTCGCTCATGAATTTATATGTTAAACAATCCTTGTGCGAGGGATATTATGAATGGAACCGGCTGGCGGAATGCCGGCAGCTGCTGGTGCAGATCCGTAATGCGCCGCCCGCCAAAGAAACGATGGGGCTGTTCGTGCCGCTGCATATCACCGAAGCCAGGCTGTTCGCTGCCGAGGGCAAATTCCATCTAGCCCACTATGCTTTGGATGAAGCGTGCTCCGCTGCGCTTGCCAGGAAATCGAGCCTTTGGCTCGCCCCGTTAAAGGCCGTCAGAAGCTTGATCTATATCCGGGAAGGGCGCATAGCCGAAGCACGGAAGGAAGTGGCCGAGCTCCCCGTTTCCGTCAAGGACAAGCCCGCCTATAGCCGGGAAACGGAATACCTGGCGTTGGTTCGCATGTTAGGCAGACAGCGCAGGGAAACCGAGGCGCTGCGCCTCCTGGACCTGTTGAAACCTCAGGCGGAGCGCGAACAGCAGCGATCCAGCATCATTGAAATCACAAGCCTGCAGGCGCTGCTGGAACATCAGCGCGGCCAGCGGCAGCAGTCGCTTCATCTTCTTGGCGAAGCCTTGCGTGTCGGGGCACAGAACGGTTATGTCCGCACCTTCCTCGACGAAGGGGAGGACATGTGCCAGCTGCTGCAGCTGTATTCGAGCCGACTCGGACAGGAAGACGGCTTAAGCCCGGAGGAGCTTCGGACGCTTGAATATGCACGCACGCTCGTGAAGCGTTTCCCGGATTATCCCGAAGCGGATATTCCTTCCGCCGAGACATCCCAGCAAACTCTTCACGAACGGCTGAATCGGAACGAAATGAATTTGCTGCATCTGATTCGCCAGGGCGCCGCGAATAAACAGATGGCCGCAGCACTCGGCCTGTCCGAAGGAACGATCCGGGTGTATTTGTCCAGACTGTACGGCAAGCTCGGCGTGACGACACGCACGCAGGCTCTGGTTAAAGCCCAATCGCTGAACCTGCTGGAGGATTAA
- a CDS encoding YheC/YheD family protein, protein MSYKSSTIKSKWKKTKWLNEDAYFRQYVPHTLPFSKKNLNAMLADYTTVFFKPTDGSGGNNIIRIRKTGGGYQSQLNTTKTSYSSSSQLYRDLNRFAGSRAYLLQKGIRLAKSNGKPFDIRVMVQKTREGAWVGTALFTKVGNPNKVATNYNQGGSIGTFKKTMSGANFDSAFTQQLESELKGLGVAVGKNFDRHYKGFKELGLDVAVDSKGRPWILEVNTRPQIYPLKNLKDRSLYHRVLSYGKHYGRTK, encoded by the coding sequence ATGAGCTATAAAAGCAGTACCATCAAAAGCAAGTGGAAGAAAACGAAATGGTTGAACGAAGATGCTTACTTCAGGCAGTACGTGCCCCACACGCTGCCGTTCAGCAAAAAAAACCTGAATGCTATGCTGGCGGACTATACCACGGTTTTCTTCAAACCTACGGATGGCTCTGGCGGCAATAACATTATCCGGATCCGCAAAACCGGCGGAGGCTACCAAAGCCAGCTGAACACGACGAAAACGTCGTACTCGAGCTCATCTCAGCTGTACCGCGACCTGAATCGCTTTGCAGGGAGCAGAGCTTATCTGCTGCAAAAAGGAATTCGCTTGGCCAAAAGCAATGGCAAGCCTTTCGATATCCGGGTGATGGTCCAGAAAACCCGAGAGGGCGCCTGGGTCGGCACCGCCCTGTTCACGAAGGTCGGCAACCCGAACAAAGTTGCCACCAATTATAATCAAGGCGGCTCCATCGGCACGTTCAAGAAAACGATGAGCGGCGCCAATTTCGACTCGGCCTTCACCCAGCAGCTCGAGTCTGAACTCAAGGGACTCGGCGTTGCCGTAGGCAAAAACTTTGACCGCCATTATAAAGGATTCAAGGAACTTGGCCTGGACGTGGCTGTCGATTCCAAAGGCAGACCGTGGATACTCGAGGTCAACACCAGACCGCAAATTTATCCGCTCAAAAATCTAAAGGACCGCAGTCTCTACCATAGAGTGCTGTCTTACGGGAAGCATTATGGGCGTACGAAATAA
- a CDS encoding MmcQ/YjbR family DNA-binding protein codes for MRSPLIAYCLSKKAAAEDYPFGPLPIVMKVGGKMFALITTTAGEKVSHISLKCDPVIAENLREQHDAVQPGYHLNKKHWNTVTVDGSLTEADLRDMIDHSYDLVLKSLPKAQRVAISQRLV; via the coding sequence GTGCGAAGCCCACTCATTGCTTATTGTCTTTCGAAGAAAGCCGCAGCCGAGGATTATCCGTTCGGACCGCTTCCGATCGTCATGAAGGTCGGCGGCAAAATGTTTGCCCTGATTACCACCACGGCAGGGGAGAAGGTCAGCCATATTTCCCTGAAATGCGATCCGGTCATCGCGGAGAATTTGCGCGAGCAGCATGACGCCGTGCAGCCCGGATACCATCTCAATAAGAAGCACTGGAACACGGTGACCGTCGATGGCTCCCTAACGGAAGCAGACCTGCGCGATATGATCGACCATTCCTACGATTTGGTGCTGAAGAGTTTGCCGAAAGCGCAGCGCGTTGCCATCTCCCAGCGACTGGTATGA
- a CDS encoding chitinase, translated as MTVWKYPLSRNMVQRSMIAALSAALLMTPLQALAADEAPQAEASPMKTPSSIPTDTTAFAQFTGNPADSLAIGEHRLISRKEIDRHWDGLDPDYTPEKSIEAVKALLSEEDFEALFPYRLGSAAWFNVAKGKEYYKADQTDYFSYDNLIHAVAEVSNLKIKIRTRQGAPSAQEIYRLDKDARVETLVVRSADFYSAENLNQAIETVIIDAGTFLKEGFKKDRKRELAAFLANLSHETGGGWAAAPGGPLRWGLFWNENIAGRTGVNMDAFVDPASAELYPGSPDKRYYGRGPIMLSWNFNYGLFSSIILGDKSVLLDHPEIVAADGKIGYMTAILFWMTPQDPKPSAHDVMVGRWKPSPLEKFRGLGSPGFGTTVMVLNGLEANLGETEGSPVQRRAGHYRDIAGRMGVDITGEKVDTLGMKPF; from the coding sequence ATGACCGTGTGGAAATATCCGTTATCCCGCAACATGGTTCAGCGCAGCATGATTGCAGCCCTCAGCGCTGCCCTCCTTATGACCCCGCTTCAAGCCCTTGCTGCCGATGAGGCGCCCCAAGCCGAGGCATCACCAATGAAAACGCCGTCCAGCATCCCGACCGACACCACGGCTTTCGCACAATTCACGGGGAATCCAGCCGATTCCCTGGCGATTGGGGAGCACCGTTTGATCAGCCGCAAGGAGATTGACCGGCACTGGGACGGCCTTGATCCGGATTACACGCCGGAAAAGTCGATTGAAGCGGTTAAAGCGCTGCTGTCGGAGGAAGACTTCGAGGCTTTATTTCCTTACAGGCTAGGTTCGGCCGCATGGTTTAACGTCGCCAAGGGCAAAGAATACTATAAAGCCGATCAGACGGACTATTTTTCTTACGACAACCTGATTCACGCGGTGGCCGAGGTGTCCAATCTGAAGATCAAGATCCGCACGCGGCAAGGAGCCCCTTCCGCCCAAGAGATTTACCGATTGGACAAAGATGCCCGGGTTGAAACACTCGTCGTGCGTTCGGCGGATTTCTATTCGGCCGAGAACCTTAACCAAGCGATTGAAACCGTTATCATTGACGCCGGCACCTTTCTCAAGGAAGGGTTCAAGAAGGACCGCAAGCGCGAACTGGCCGCCTTCCTGGCCAATCTCTCCCACGAAACCGGCGGGGGCTGGGCTGCCGCTCCCGGCGGTCCGCTTCGCTGGGGGTTGTTCTGGAACGAAAACATCGCCGGCCGGACAGGGGTCAACATGGATGCCTTCGTTGATCCGGCAAGCGCAGAGCTGTATCCCGGATCGCCGGACAAGCGCTATTATGGGCGGGGACCGATCATGCTCAGCTGGAACTTCAACTACGGACTCTTCAGCTCCATTATCCTTGGGGATAAAAGCGTGCTGCTGGACCATCCCGAGATCGTTGCCGCCGACGGCAAGATCGGCTACATGACCGCCATCCTCTTCTGGATGACGCCGCAGGACCCGAAACCTTCCGCCCATGACGTGATGGTCGGCAGATGGAAGCCTTCCCCGCTCGAGAAGTTCAGGGGACTGGGCAGTCCCGGCTTCGGCACAACGGTGATGGTCTTGAACGGCCTGGAAGCGAACCTCGGGGAAACCGAGGGCAGTCCCGTGCAGCGGCGCGCCGGGCATTACCGCGATATCGCGGGCCGTATGGGCGTCGATATTACCGGAGAGAAGGTCGATACATTAGGGATGAAACCGTTCTGA
- a CDS encoding RidA family protein, which produces MTQQEKKTIATQQAPGAIGPYSQAVQYGNLLFTSGQLGMDASGHFAPTVEEQAKRSLLNVKAILEAAGFGMEHIVKTTVFLKDMNDFQAVNEVYASFFAEPYPARSAVEVARLPKDGLVEIEVVASKP; this is translated from the coding sequence ATGACGCAACAAGAGAAAAAAACCATCGCAACCCAGCAGGCTCCAGGAGCAATCGGCCCTTATTCCCAAGCCGTGCAATACGGAAATCTGCTGTTTACCTCCGGCCAGCTCGGCATGGATGCGTCGGGGCATTTCGCGCCGACGGTAGAAGAGCAGGCGAAGCGCTCCCTGCTCAACGTGAAAGCGATCCTGGAGGCTGCCGGCTTCGGCATGGAGCACATCGTCAAGACGACCGTGTTCCTGAAGGACATGAACGATTTCCAAGCGGTCAACGAGGTGTACGCTTCTTTCTTTGCAGAACCGTATCCGGCGCGGAGCGCCGTAGAGGTAGCCCGATTGCCGAAGGATGGCTTGGTTGAGATTGAAGTGGTAGCCAGCAAGCCGTAA
- a CDS encoding MATE family efflux transporter produces the protein MSLFVREKGFYKSFFWLTLVIGMQNLISVGVNLSDNVMLGGYSESALSGVALANQIQFLLHMLVLGVCEGLVIMSSRFWGAKDLGLIKKAASIGMRMAILLSIVLWVIVFFFPHEVLSLFTKEENVIAAGVEYLRIICFSYIFFAVTSSLLASLRSVETVKIGFVVSLSTLVINICLNYILIYGYMGFPELGVSGSAIATLTARIIECVIVIVYVKRFDRKILLKLQDFLKFDMELFKQYIRVGSPILMSNTIWGLAMAAQTAILGHMGESAIAANSIATTIFQMVTVIVYASASATAVLIGKTIGEGMMDKIISYAKTLQILYILLGLLTGAVLFVIKDFVLGFYSISDEAKTLALHFMTVLSITVVGTAYQMPALTGIVRSGGDTRFVLYNDLIFMWLIVLPSSALCAFVFHLSPLAVFICLKSDQILKCFVAIVKVNRFKWIRSFSS, from the coding sequence ATGAGTTTATTTGTTCGGGAAAAAGGATTCTACAAAAGTTTTTTCTGGCTGACGCTTGTGATCGGGATGCAGAACCTGATATCGGTCGGCGTGAATTTGTCGGACAACGTCATGCTGGGAGGATACAGCGAATCGGCGCTGTCGGGCGTCGCGCTGGCGAACCAGATCCAATTCCTGCTGCACATGCTGGTTCTGGGCGTATGCGAAGGCTTGGTCATCATGTCGTCCAGATTCTGGGGAGCCAAGGATTTAGGCTTGATCAAAAAAGCGGCAAGCATCGGCATGCGAATGGCCATCCTTCTCAGTATCGTGTTATGGGTCATCGTGTTCTTTTTCCCGCACGAGGTATTGTCCTTGTTTACCAAGGAAGAGAACGTCATAGCTGCCGGCGTGGAATATTTGCGCATCATCTGCTTCTCTTATATCTTCTTTGCGGTCACCAGCTCCTTGCTGGCTTCCTTAAGAAGCGTGGAAACGGTAAAAATCGGCTTCGTGGTATCGCTGTCCACCTTGGTTATCAACATCTGCTTGAACTACATCCTGATCTACGGGTATATGGGCTTTCCGGAGCTGGGCGTGTCCGGATCGGCTATCGCTACCCTGACGGCGAGGATTATTGAATGCGTGATCGTCATCGTGTATGTTAAGCGGTTCGATCGCAAGATCCTGTTAAAGTTGCAGGATTTCCTGAAGTTCGATATGGAGCTCTTCAAGCAGTACATTCGCGTAGGCTCCCCGATTCTGATGTCCAATACGATATGGGGGCTCGCCATGGCGGCACAAACCGCCATCCTGGGGCATATGGGGGAATCCGCGATCGCCGCCAACAGCATTGCTACAACGATTTTCCAGATGGTGACGGTCATCGTGTACGCTTCCGCCAGCGCAACGGCCGTGCTGATCGGGAAGACCATCGGCGAGGGCATGATGGATAAAATCATATCGTATGCCAAAACGCTGCAGATTCTGTATATCCTGCTCGGTTTATTGACGGGGGCCGTGCTGTTTGTGATCAAGGATTTCGTGCTGGGCTTCTATTCGATATCCGATGAGGCCAAAACGCTTGCCCTGCATTTCATGACGGTGCTGTCGATCACCGTGGTCGGAACGGCCTACCAGATGCCGGCTTTGACGGGCATCGTGCGGAGCGGCGGAGACACCCGCTTTGTGCTGTACAACGATTTGATATTTATGTGGCTGATCGTGCTGCCATCATCCGCCTTATGCGCATTTGTGTTCCATTTATCGCCGCTCGCCGTATTCATCTGCCTGAAATCGGATCAAATCCTGAAGTGTTTTGTGGCGATCGTGAAGGTGAACCGGTTCAAATGGATCCGATCCTTCAGCTCATGA